In the genome of Asterias rubens unplaced genomic scaffold, eAstRub1.3, whole genome shotgun sequence, the window caaagagCTGGAACCCCTGAataaaaagatattgacaaaacaaggAAACTGCCAGATAGGgctagataataataataataatatcaaagtgttatatagcgcatgtatctaccacacaaggtactcaaggcgctgagtataaaaaatttttcagaaagataggttattgcagagatgaattctgagacccaattatttagcaccttataagggttttagaaggtgctacggcgcatacagcagccacagccaggaacaccgcagtgaatagtgctgggcgaatagtgaaattttgataatcggataccgctggccaactatccgaaattaaccggatattcgaatagtttttttcgcagctagagggcgctattaaaaaaaaaattttttaaatattagttttagacagtgtcactcggttcattcataaaaataaccggatctaatttaaagatggcgatttgctttttcttttgatcgtgattgactctacgtgaaggaaaactttcgtaatctttgaacaaatacgtcagaaatgtcattgttttaaactcttcacggaggtgagcatagttaaatacttaatttatgctgttttatgctgtcttaatagaagtttcataaggattcagacaaaacattcatatcagttgttcGCCCGACGTctgcggatattcggatattaaaagaatatccggttacttggttgtaattacagaactatccggtttataaatagctattcgcgccctatgcggatatccggttaagaaaaaaaaaggcattcgcaaaacctattcgccattaaccagatattcgaataattcgcccaggcctagcggtgaaccccttctctttcgataagtgtactgggttcttttacatgcgttacacaacacatgggaccaatggcttcacatcccatccgaaggacgaagcaatggtaaagtgtcttgcttaaggacacaagggtcacggctggggattcgaacccacactctactgatcagaagcaccagagtttgagacagctcagttggtagagagccAGCACATTATTTCAGTGGCCgttgattcaagtcccactctagcaAATTTGTCTACCCCAAATCCCAAACCCCAAAACAAGATTGAACTTAGAAACAAAGATGAAAACATCTCAAAGGGTAATTTTTGGGTTCTCGGGATGATAAGAccgcccacccccccccccccccccaatttaaaACTTAAGCTCTGGGATTAAAACATTATCAATAAATTCTCAATTTATTCTCAATAAATtctcaaagaaaataaaaaacttacacATATTCGACACCTGCTAGGTCCAGTAGTCTCTTGGACGCTATTGTTGCTGGCTTTGCGTTGTGTTTATCCGATAGATACAAGATTTTCCTGATTCCTGATTGGATAATGAGTTTTGCGCACTCGTTGCAAGGGAAGAGGGCAACGTACATCGTACAATTCTTG includes:
- the LOC117305680 gene encoding deoxycytidylate deaminase-like, which translates into the protein MNAIMNKNSSDVKNCTMYVALFPCNECAKLIIQSGIRKILYLSDKHNAKPATIASKRLLDLAGVEYVKFTPSQPKIVVDFYKIDPDAAPSPFSSITSP